From the Rhinoderma darwinii isolate aRhiDar2 chromosome 12, aRhiDar2.hap1, whole genome shotgun sequence genome, one window contains:
- the FLRT2 gene encoding leucine-rich repeat transmembrane protein FLRT2, whose product MGLRTVSWPKDWVSFLKSWIVFALGLSMQISLSRACPTVCRCDRNFVYCNERSLTSVPLGIPEGVTVLYLHNNQINNAGFPAELHNVQSVHTVYLYGNQLDEFPMNLPKNVKVLHLQENNIQTISRVALAQLLKLEELHLDDNSISTVGVEDGAFREAVSLKLLFLSKNHLSSVPVGLPFVLQELRLDENRIATISDQAFQNLTSVERLILDGNLLTNKRIANGTFSDLPKLTEFSMVRNSLTSPPTDLQGTYLVKLNLQDNQINHIPVSAFAKLHKLERLDISNNQLQALVKGVFDNLTNLKQLTARNNPWFCDCSIRWVTEWLKSLPAAINVRAFMCQGPEHFRGMAVRELNVNLLSCPSTTPGLTTVTQPPPTTALTTLPPTVFIPTPTQAPTTPTPTPSLEPATVPEPEIVVIEKVTPPIRERLQLSIRFINDTSVQVSWLSFVTVVSYKLTWVKMGHSLVEGIVHERIVSGEKQHLSLLNLEPKSMYRICLVPLDAFNNYRAGEETVCAEATTKASLLNNGSNSPSSHEQTTTQSLGSPFLLAGLIGGAVIFVLVVLLSIFCWHMHKKGRYTSQKWKYNRGRRKDDYCEAGTKKDNSILEMTETSFQIVSLNNDQLLKGGFRLQPIYAPNGGITYTDCHIPNNLRFCNNSSVPDLEHCHT is encoded by the coding sequence ATGGGCCTTCGGACAGTATCTTGGCCCAAGGACTGGGTGTCATTTTTGAAGTCCTGGATTGTGTTTGCACTTGGGCTTTCCATGCAGATAAGTCTCTCTAGGGCATGTCCCACTGTGTGCCGCTGCGACCGCAACTTTGTCTACTGTAACGAGCGGAGTTTGACCTCAGTGCCTCTTGGGATTCCGGAGGGTGTAACAGTGCTCTACCTCCACAATAACCAAATTAACAATGCCGGATTCCCCGCGGAACTGCACAACGTCCAGTCAGTGCACACGGTCTATCTGTACGGCAACCAACTGGACGAGTTCCCTATGAACCTCCCGAAGAATGTCAAAGTGCTTCACCTCCAAGAAAACAACATCCAGACCATTTCCAGGGTGGCTCTAGCTCAGCTTTTAAAACTGGAAGAGCTGCATTTAGACGACAACTCCATCTCCACCGTCGGAGTGGAGGACGGAGCCTTCCGGGAAGCAGTCAGCCTAaaactgctcttcctgtccaagaATCACCTGAGCAGCGTGCCCGTTGGACTTCCGTTCGTTTTGCAAGAGTTAAGGTTGGATGAAAACCGCATTGCTACCATTTCAGACCAGGCTTTCCAAAACCTGACTAGCGTGGAACGCTTGATCCTGGACGGCAATCTCCTGACCAACAAAAGGATTGCCAATGGCACCTTCAGCGATTTACCCAAACTTACGGAATTTTCCATGGTACGTAACTCCCTCACGAGTCCTCCCACTGATCTCCAGGGCACCTACTTGGTAAAGTTGAACCTGCAGGACAACCAAATCAACCACATCCCCGTGTCCGCTTTTGCCAAACTGCACAAGCTCGAGAGATTGGATATTTCAAACAACCAGCTCCAAGCGTTGGTCAAAGGCGTCTTTGATAACTTAACGAATctgaaacagttgacggcacggaACAATCCGTGGTTTTGCGATTGCAGCATTCGATGGGTGACCGAGTGGCTTAAATCTCTTCCAGCTGCTATTAATGTCCGTGCTTTCATGTGTCAGGGACCGGAGCATTTCCGGGGCATGGCTGTGAGGGAGCTCAATGTCAATCTTCTCTCATGTCCGTCCACCACTCCCGGCTTAACCACTGTTACGCAACCTCCTCCAACAACAGCTCTGACCACCCTGCCCCCAACGGTCTTCATCCCTACACCCACTCAGGCACCTACAACCCCAACACCGACCCCGTCACTAGAACCCGCTACTGTGCCTGAGCCGGAAATCGTGGTCATTGAGAAAGTGACGCCACCCATCCGAGAACGACTCCAGCTCTCTATCCGTTTTATAAATGACACGAGCGTCCAGGTCAGCTGGTTGTCCTTTGTCACCGTCGTGTCCTACAAGCTGACGTGGGTCAAGATGGGGCACAGCTTGGTGGAGGGGATTGTGCACGAGCGCATCGTGAGTGGTGAGAAGCAACACTTGAGTTTATTGAACCTTGAACCCAAGTCCATGTACAGGATTTGTTTAGTCCCCTTGGATGCTTTTAATAACTACCGAGCAGGTGAAGAGACTGTGTGTGCCGAGGCCACCACCAAAGCCTCCCTGCTCAACAACGGCAGCAACAGCCCCTCCAGCCACGAGCAGACCACCACCCAGAGCTTGGGCTCGCCCTTCCTGCTGGCCGGGCTCATCGGGGGGGCAGTCATTTTTGTACTTGTTGTCCTTCTCAGCATCTTCTGTTGGCATATGCACAAAAAGGGTCGCTACACATCCCAGAAATGGAAATATAACCGCGGGCGCCGGAAAGACGATTATTGTGAGGCGGGAACAAAGAAGGACAACTCAATCCTGGAGATGACGGAAACCAGCTTCCAGATAGTCTCCTTAAACAATGACCAGCTCCTTAAAGGAGGTTTCAGACTGCAGCCCATTTACGCCCCAAATGGGGGCATCACTTACACAGACTGTCACATCCCCAATAACCTGAGGTTCTGCAACAACAGCAGCGTTCCAGATCTGGAGCACTGTCACACGTGA